A window of Plutella xylostella chromosome 19, ilPluXylo3.1, whole genome shotgun sequence contains these coding sequences:
- the LOC105390704 gene encoding bis(5'-nucleosyl)-tetraphosphatase [asymmetrical] — MSAKRAAGLVIFRNHNQIVQFLLLQTSYGEHHWTPPKGHVDPGESDWETALRETKEEAGLSEQDLDIYKDISKTLAYKVNGKPKTVVYWLAKLKDPDQKVTLSDEHQDLKWLEMKQAQDISGFEDMKNLLADFNEKAKTFL, encoded by the exons ATGTCGGCAAAAAGAGCAGCCGGTCTCGTTATATTTAGAAATCACAATCAGATTGTTCAGTTTCTTCTGCTACAAACGTCGTATGGGGAACACCACTGGACGCCGCCAAAAG GTCATGTAGACCCTGGCGAGTCTGACTGGGAGACTGCTCTGAGGGAAACTAAAGAAGAAGCCGGATTATCAGAGCAAGACTTGGAT ATCTACAAAGACATTTCTAAAACCCTCGCCTACAAAGTTAATGGTAAACCAAAAACTGTGGTCTACTGGCTCGCTAAGCTGAAGGATCCTGATCAAAAAGTTACTTTATCAGACGAGCATCAAGATCTAAAATGGCTTGAGATGAAGCAAGCTCAAGATATTTCTGGGTTTGAAGATATGAAAAACTTACTGGcagattttaatgaaaaagctaaaacatttttgtaa